One Castanea sativa cultivar Marrone di Chiusa Pesio chromosome 4, ASM4071231v1 DNA window includes the following coding sequences:
- the LOC142633139 gene encoding uncharacterized protein LOC142633139, translating to MRKSEDLEQVFHYFDEDGDGKVSASDLRHGLSLMGGDLFSKEIEVAMEALDSDGDGFLGLEDFIGLMEGGEEEEKIKDLREAFAMYDMEGCGFITPKSLKRMLSRLGDSKSIEECRVMINQFDLNGDGVLSFEEFRIMML from the coding sequence ATGAGGAAATCTGAAGACCTTGAGCAAGTTTTCCATTACTTTGATGAAGATGGTGATGGGAAAGTATCGGCCTCAGACTTGAGACATGGTTTGAGTCTTATGGGTGGAGACCTATTTTCAAAAGAGATTGAGGTTGCAATGGAGGCATTGGATTCTGATGGAGATGGTTTCTTGGGTTTAGAAGATTTTATTGGGCTAATGGAAGGaggagaagaggaagagaagatAAAGGATTTGAGAGAGGCTTTTGCAATGTATGATATGGAAGGTTGTGGCTTTATTACACCCAAGAGTTTGAAAAGAATGCTCAGCAGATTGGGTGACTCAAAGTCGATTGAAGAGTGCAGAGTGATGATCAATCAGTTTGATTTGAATGGAGATGGTGTGCTTAGTTTTGAAGAATTTAGAATTATGATGCTGTAA